One part of the Podarcis muralis chromosome 3, rPodMur119.hap1.1, whole genome shotgun sequence genome encodes these proteins:
- the MTMR9 gene encoding myotubularin-related protein 9, with protein sequence MEFAELIKTPRADNVVLHRPFYPAVEGTLCLTGHHLIFSSRRQDNVEELWLLHSNIDSIEKRFVGTIGTIIVKCKDLRIIQLDIPGMEESLNIAGSIEALSTLDSITLMYPFFYRPMFEVIEDGWHSFLPEREFELLSSVTNEWRLSYINKDFSVCPSYPPIVTVPKSIDDESLWKVSTFRHGGRFPVLSYYHKKNGMVMMRSSQPLTGTNGRRCKEDEKLINATLRAGKRGYIIDTRSLSVAQQARAKGGGFEQEAHYPQWRRIHKSIERYNILQESLIKLVEACNDQSHNMDRWLSKLEASNWLTHIKEILTTACLAAQCIDREGASVLVHGTEGTDSTLQVTSLAQIILDPRCRTIRGFEALVEREWLQAGHPFQQRCAQSAYSNSKQKWEAPVFLLFLDCVWQILRQFPCSFEFNYHFLIMLFEHSYASQFGTFLGNNESERCKLKLPQKTMSLWSWVNRPEELNRFKNPLFEANSLVIWPSVAPQSLQLWEGVFLRWNRSSKFLDESYEEMINIIKYNKELQVKVNLLRRQLAELETDDTTQEDGVPESP encoded by the exons ATGGAGTTTGCTGAGCTCATCAAGACGCCACGGGCCGACAACGTGGTCCTTCACCGCCCCTTCTACCCGGCAGTGGAGGGGACGCTGTGCTTGACAGGCCATCACCTCATCTTCTCCTCGCGGCGGCAAGACAATGTTGAGGAACTGTGGCTTCTGCATTCCAACATTGATTCCATTGAAAAACG TTTTGTTGGCACCATCGGCACCATCATCGTCAAATGCAAAGACCTGCGGATTATCCAGCTTGACATCCCCGGCATGGAGGAGTCTTTGAACATAGCTGGCTCCATTGAG GCACTGTCCACCTTGGATTCCATCACCCTGATGTATCCTTTCTTTTACCGGCCCATGTTTGAAGTCATCGAGGATGGCTGGCACTCCTTCTTGCCGGAACGGGAATTTGAGCTTCTCAGTTCAGTT ACAAACGAATGGCGGTTGAGCTACATCAACAAAGATTTCTCCGTCTGCCCCTCTTACCCGCCCATCGTCACTGTCCCCAAATCGATTGACGACGAATCCCTCTGGAAAGTTTCCACTTTCCGCCACGGTGGGCGCTTCCCGGTCCTCAGCTATTACCATAAGAAAAATGGGATG GTGATGATGCGCAGCAGCCAGCCGCTCACGGGTACCAACGGGAGGCGCTGCAAAGAGGACGAGAAGCTGATCAACGCCACGCTGAGAGCCGGCAAGCGGGGCTACATCATTGACACACGCTCTCTGAGCGTCGCTCAGCAAGCCCGGGCCAAAGGGGGAGGCTTTGAGCAGGAAGCCCACTATCCCCAATGGCGTAGGATCCACAAGTCCATTGAGAG GTACAACATTCTGCAAGAGAGCCTCATCAAGCTAGTGGAGGCCTGCAATGACCAGTCGCATAACATGGACCGCTGGCTGAGCAAACTGGAGGCTTCCAACTGGCTGACTCACATCAAGGAGATCCTGACCACTGCCTGCTTGGCTGCTCAGTGCATCGACAG GGAGGGAGCATCTGTCCTGGTCCATGGGACTGAAGGCACAGATTCAACACTACAGGTGACCTCGCTGGCTCAGATCATCCTAGATCCCAGATGCAGGACCATCCGCGGTTTTGAAGCTCTGGTTGAGAGGGAGTGGCTGCAG GCCGGCCACCCATTCCAGCAGCGCTGTGCCCAGTCCGCCTACTCCAACAGCAAGCAGAAGTGGGAGGCCCccgtcttccttctcttcctggaCTGCGTCTGGCAGATCCTCCGCCAGTTCCCTTGCTCCTTTGAGTTCAACTACCACTTCCTGATCATGCTCTTCGAGCATTCGTACGCCTCCCAGTTCGGCACTTTCCTGGGCAACAATGAAAGCGAAAG GTGTAAGCTCAAGCTGCCCCAGAAGACGATGTCCCTGTGGTCCTGGGTGAATCGGCCGGAAGAGCTCAACAGATTCAAGAACCCCCTCTTTGAGGCCAACAGCCTGGTCATCTGGCCTTCTGTGGCACCGCAGAGCCTGCAGCTCTGGGAAG GTGTCTTCCTCCGCTGGAACCGGTCGTCCAAATTCCTGGATGAATCCTACGAAGAAATGATCAACATCATCAAGTACAATAAGGAGCTGCAGGTGAAAGTCAACCTGCTGAGGCGGCAGCTGGCCGAGCTGGAGACGGATGACACCACACAGGAAGACGGGGTGCCGGAGAGCCCCTGA